A genome region from Eurosta solidaginis isolate ZX-2024a chromosome 2, ASM4086904v1, whole genome shotgun sequence includes the following:
- the LOC137242047 gene encoding uncharacterized protein produces the protein MSNSIHFRIFLATSNRHSHCSNMTTQKTKQAQKQQFEILVDFMAIHPDLAKGLLKTPNVKTTANNLWKRVTCQLNAAGPPTRDITGWKKVWADYKVHLKAKMHRNKTNIAGTGGGPSVYSALTPLEQQASDLLSINQAVDGIAGTREFGALQAMTEVPTEILEATFNDDSDSVEMS, from the exons atgtcaaacagcattcattttcgcatttttcttgctacaagtaataggcattcgcattgttcaaatat gacaactcaaaaaacaaaacaggcacaaaagcaacaatttgaaaTCCTAGTGGACTTCATGGCAATACACCCAGATTTGGCCAAAGGGTTACTCAAAACACCCAACGTGAAAACAACGGCCAATAATTTATGGAAGAGGGTAACTTGCCAACTAAATGCAGCTGGACCACCGACGCGTGATATCACCGGCTGGAAAAAA GTTTGGGCTGACTACAAAGTCCATTTGAAGGCCAAAATGCATCGCAACAAAACTAATATTGCTGGTACGGGGGGCGGCCCATCTGTTTACTCCGCACTCACCCCATTGGAACAGCAAGCTAGCGACTTGCTATCGATAAACCAAGCAGTCGACGGGATAGCTGGTACGCGGGAGTTTGGTGCGCTTCAGGCTATGACGGAAGTACCAACTGAAATTTTGGAAGCGACTTTTAATGACGACAGCGATTCAGTTGAAATGAGTTAA